One Streptomyces sp. R28 DNA window includes the following coding sequences:
- a CDS encoding TIGR03668 family PPOX class F420-dependent oxidoreductase — MPDMEEDEARRRFTAARVARLATVDPVGRPHLVPVVFARRGDRIVTAVDRKPKRSERLGRVRNIAGHPAVSLLVDAYDDDWDRLWWVRVDGDARMLLPDASDETTRDEYAVAIGLLRHKYPQYRQQPPAGPAIVITVVRWTGWRAS, encoded by the coding sequence GTGCCGGACATGGAGGAGGACGAGGCGCGCCGTCGGTTCACCGCTGCCCGCGTGGCACGGCTGGCGACGGTCGACCCGGTGGGACGCCCGCACCTGGTGCCGGTGGTGTTCGCCCGGCGCGGCGACCGGATCGTCACCGCCGTCGACCGCAAGCCGAAGCGCTCCGAGCGGCTCGGGCGGGTGCGCAACATCGCCGGGCACCCGGCGGTCAGCCTGCTCGTGGACGCGTACGACGACGACTGGGACCGCCTGTGGTGGGTCCGGGTCGACGGCGACGCCCGGATGCTGCTGCCCGATGCGTCCGACGAGACGACGCGCGACGAGTACGCCGTCGCGATCGGACTGCTGCGGCACAAGTACCCCCAGTACCGGCAACAGCCTCCGGCGGGCCCGGCGATCGTGATCACCGTCGTGCGCTGGACCGGCTGGCGGGCCTCATAG
- a CDS encoding RtcB family protein: MELVEETPHRFRIDPHGPMRVPGVVFASRKLLNDAEKSLEQVVNVATLPGIVSASYAMPDIHWGYGFPIGGVAATDVADGGVVSPGGVGFDISCGVRLLASDTDKQGLESALTEVMDGLDRAIPRGAGPGGVWHLSGPGQLERILRGGSRYAVGEGHGEGRDLTRCEDGGAVADADVDQVSARARERGLGQVGSLGSANHFLEVQRVDEVYDETAAAAFGIAVGQVCVMIHCGSRGLGHQICTDHVRLMDRAMARYGIKVPDRQLACTPVESPEGQRYLGAMAAAANYGRANRQLLSDAARKVFRRAAGIRLSLVYDVSHNLAKIETHPVAGTHRTLCVHRKGATRAFPPGHPDLPDDLREVGQPVLIPGTMGTASYVLVGVAGGDAFSSTCHGAGRVLSRHRAARAVGGRELRARLESAGIAVRPRSLRGLAEEAPEAYKDVSEVVAASEGAHLCRTVARLVPLGVVKG, encoded by the coding sequence ATGGAACTGGTCGAGGAAACTCCCCACCGCTTCCGTATCGACCCGCACGGCCCGATGCGGGTGCCGGGCGTGGTGTTCGCCTCCCGGAAGCTGCTGAACGACGCCGAGAAGTCACTGGAGCAGGTGGTCAACGTGGCCACCCTGCCGGGCATCGTCAGCGCGTCGTACGCCATGCCCGACATCCACTGGGGCTACGGCTTCCCCATCGGCGGCGTCGCGGCGACCGACGTGGCCGACGGCGGGGTCGTCTCGCCCGGCGGCGTCGGCTTCGACATCTCCTGCGGCGTACGGCTGCTCGCCTCCGACACCGACAAGCAGGGGCTGGAGTCCGCGTTGACCGAGGTGATGGACGGCCTGGACCGGGCCATCCCGCGCGGCGCCGGGCCCGGCGGGGTGTGGCACCTGAGCGGCCCCGGGCAACTGGAGCGGATCCTACGGGGCGGCTCCCGGTACGCGGTGGGGGAGGGGCACGGTGAGGGGCGCGACCTGACGCGCTGCGAGGACGGCGGGGCGGTCGCCGACGCCGACGTGGACCAGGTGAGCGCGCGGGCGCGGGAGCGCGGGCTCGGGCAGGTCGGGAGCCTCGGGTCCGCCAACCACTTCCTGGAGGTGCAGCGCGTCGACGAGGTGTACGACGAGACGGCCGCCGCCGCGTTCGGGATCGCCGTCGGCCAGGTGTGCGTGATGATTCACTGCGGTTCCCGCGGCCTCGGCCACCAGATCTGCACCGATCACGTCCGGCTGATGGACCGCGCGATGGCCCGCTACGGCATCAAGGTCCCCGACCGCCAACTGGCCTGCACGCCGGTCGAGTCGCCGGAGGGCCAGAGGTACCTCGGCGCGATGGCCGCCGCGGCCAACTACGGCCGCGCCAACCGCCAGTTGCTGTCCGACGCGGCCCGCAAGGTCTTCCGCCGTGCCGCGGGCATCCGGCTGTCCCTGGTGTACGACGTCTCCCACAACCTCGCCAAGATCGAGACCCACCCGGTGGCCGGAACACACCGCACCCTCTGCGTCCATCGCAAGGGCGCGACCCGCGCCTTCCCGCCCGGCCATCCTGACCTGCCCGACGACCTGCGCGAGGTCGGCCAGCCGGTGCTGATCCCGGGGACGATGGGCACCGCCTCGTACGTCCTGGTCGGTGTGGCGGGCGGAGACGCGTTCTCCTCCACCTGCCACGGCGCGGGCCGAGTCCTCAGCCGTCACCGGGCCGCCCGCGCGGTGGGCGGCCGCGAACTGCGGGCCAGGCTGGAGTCGGCGGGCATAGCGGTACGCCCGCGGTCGCTGCGCGGCCTCGCGGAGGAGGCACCCGAGGCGTACAAGGACGTGAGCGAGGTGGTGGCCGCGAGCGAGGGGGCACACCTGTGCCGGACGGTGGCTCGGCTGGTGCCGCTGGGGGTGGTGAAGGGCTGA
- a CDS encoding archease, translated as MVGDTDDDIETRRRGGSGHRAVPHTADVRVEAWGVSRERCLVEAALGMVECFADVTAVRPTSMERVRLEQDSDEGLLTALLDEVVFRLDVDGRVPVDLEADPTDGDLDVRLAMVELTDVEITGATPKGVSWHGLHIGPDPYGWSCAVTVDV; from the coding sequence ATGGTCGGCGACACCGACGACGACATCGAGACACGGCGGCGAGGCGGCAGCGGCCACCGGGCGGTACCGCACACGGCCGACGTCCGCGTCGAGGCGTGGGGCGTGAGCCGGGAGCGCTGTCTGGTCGAGGCCGCGCTGGGAATGGTGGAGTGCTTCGCGGACGTGACGGCGGTACGGCCCACCTCGATGGAGCGGGTACGGCTCGAACAGGACAGCGACGAGGGCCTGCTGACGGCGCTCCTCGACGAGGTCGTCTTCCGCCTCGACGTGGACGGCCGCGTGCCCGTCGACCTGGAGGCCGACCCCACGGACGGCGACCTCGACGTGCGCCTCGCAATGGTCGAACTGACGGACGTGGAGATCACCGGCGCCACCCCGAAGGGCGTCTCCTGGCACGGGCTGCACATCGGGCCGGATCCGTACGGGTGGTCGTGCGCGGTGACTGTGGACGTGTGA
- a CDS encoding CapA family protein, whose amino-acid sequence MGGGTVTLFVCGDVMLGRGVDQILARPGDPVLREGYVTDARSYVSMAEAVNGPIPAPVDPSWPWGEALRLLEASAPDLRIVNLETAVTRSDAFAPGKAVHYRMHPANLPALTVARPDVCVLANNHVQDFGRAGLKETLDVLHGAGLRTAGAGRSAEEAYAPVALPLPRGGRVLVFALGAGDSGIPADWAATADLPGVAYLPELSPATAAAAVRHTRQVKRAGDLVVVSVHWGSNWGYLVPREQRRFAHALVDGGADVVHGHSSHHPRTVEVYRDRLILHGCGDFVDDYEGIPGYEQYRDDLRIAHLVTVAADTGELTELRMVPLIARRMRLEPAPPEDRGWLHSTLDRVSPGVHLALGADGALTLTNPTA is encoded by the coding sequence ATGGGCGGCGGCACAGTGACGCTGTTCGTCTGTGGCGACGTGATGCTCGGACGCGGCGTCGACCAGATCCTGGCCCGGCCCGGTGACCCGGTGCTGCGGGAGGGGTACGTCACGGACGCCCGGTCCTACGTGAGCATGGCGGAGGCGGTCAACGGCCCGATCCCGGCGCCGGTCGACCCGTCCTGGCCGTGGGGCGAGGCGCTGCGGCTGCTGGAGGCGAGCGCCCCGGACCTCCGGATCGTCAACCTGGAGACGGCCGTCACACGCAGCGACGCCTTCGCGCCCGGCAAGGCGGTCCACTACCGCATGCATCCGGCCAACCTGCCCGCCCTCACGGTGGCCCGGCCCGATGTCTGCGTCCTGGCCAACAACCATGTGCAGGACTTCGGCCGCGCGGGCCTTAAGGAGACGCTCGACGTGCTGCACGGGGCGGGCCTGCGGACAGCGGGCGCGGGGCGGAGCGCCGAGGAGGCGTACGCGCCCGTGGCACTCCCGCTCCCTCGCGGCGGCCGCGTGCTCGTGTTCGCCCTCGGCGCCGGCGACAGCGGCATCCCCGCGGACTGGGCCGCGACGGCGGACCTGCCCGGTGTCGCCTACCTGCCCGAGCTCTCGCCCGCCACGGCCGCCGCCGCGGTGCGGCACACACGGCAGGTGAAGCGGGCCGGCGACCTCGTCGTCGTATCCGTGCACTGGGGCTCCAACTGGGGGTATCTCGTCCCCCGTGAACAGCGCCGCTTCGCGCACGCCCTGGTCGACGGCGGCGCCGACGTCGTCCACGGCCACTCCTCGCACCACCCCCGGACCGTCGAGGTCTACCGGGACCGGCTGATCCTGCACGGCTGCGGCGACTTCGTCGACGACTACGAGGGGATTCCCGGGTACGAGCAGTACCGCGACGACCTGCGCATCGCCCACCTCGTGACGGTGGCGGCGGACACGGGCGAACTCACCGAGCTGCGGATGGTGCCCCTGATCGCCCGCCGCATGCGCCTGGAGCCCGCCCCGCCCGAGGACCGCGGCTGGCTGCACAGCACCCTCGACCGCGTCAGCCCCGGCGTCCACCTCGCCCTGGGGGCGGACGGTGCGCTCACCCTGACGAACCCCACCGCCTGA